From a single Prochlorococcus sp. MIT 0603 genomic region:
- a CDS encoding pentapeptide repeat-containing protein: MLSRILFFFISLFLFLITEIPGFAAIDYGKQTLVGNDFSKLDLKGATFYLTNLQNADLSDSDLEGANLFGAKLLNTNLSNTNLKNATLDSAVFDGANLENAVLEDAFAFNARFNNVEINGSDFTNVILRDEDLRYLCSIAIGVNPVTQRDTKETLECI, from the coding sequence ATGCTATCAAGAATTCTCTTTTTCTTCATTTCTTTATTTTTGTTTTTGATTACTGAAATCCCTGGTTTTGCAGCAATTGATTATGGGAAGCAAACTTTAGTAGGCAATGATTTCTCTAAGTTAGATTTAAAAGGAGCTACGTTTTACCTGACAAATCTACAGAATGCAGATTTATCCGATAGTGATTTAGAAGGAGCAAATCTATTTGGGGCCAAATTATTAAATACTAACTTATCAAATACTAATTTAAAAAATGCAACTCTAGATTCTGCTGTTTTTGATGGAGCTAATCTGGAGAATGCAGTTTTAGAGGATGCATTCGCATTTAATGCAAGGTTTAATAATGTAGAAATTAATGGGAGTGACTTTACAAATGTTATTTTGAGAGATGAAGATCTTCGTTATCTATGCTCAATAGCCATTGGTGTAAATCCAGTAACTCAAAGAGATACTAAAGAAACACTGGAATGCATTTAA
- a CDS encoding VHS domain-containing protein, with protein sequence MKKTWSDFRDQWIKTTSLPEETSLWAIESLNKNERAIYALESLDPKISTSELDQQIKATRKTIKAGLIEKDNSLDDLSLNAANSSKLQVSVPSSLNYLMKVWAAAEGRDLSSVALQCLEIGLRAMKSKGSIPNVAIQRYDDACKKRIALAEVNSIWEEYETLSAKNNTL encoded by the coding sequence ATGAAAAAGACCTGGAGCGACTTCAGAGACCAATGGATTAAGACCACCTCTCTCCCCGAGGAGACATCGCTATGGGCAATTGAGTCTCTAAATAAAAATGAAAGGGCTATTTATGCTTTAGAAAGCCTAGATCCCAAAATATCTACGAGTGAACTGGACCAGCAAATAAAAGCCACAAGAAAAACTATTAAAGCCGGATTAATTGAAAAAGATAATAGCCTTGACGACCTAAGTTTAAACGCAGCAAATTCATCAAAATTACAAGTATCAGTTCCCTCAAGTCTTAATTACTTAATGAAAGTATGGGCTGCCGCTGAAGGCAGAGACCTTTCAAGTGTTGCATTGCAATGTCTTGAAATTGGGTTAAGAGCGATGAAAAGCAAAGGATCAATTCCAAATGTTGCAATACAAAGATATGATGATGCATGCAAGAAAAGAATAGCTCTGGCTGAAGTTAATAGTATTTGGGAAGAATATGAAACACTATCTGCAAAAAATAACACCTTATAA
- a CDS encoding RNA recognition motif-containing protein → MTSTQKQIEVFNKDTHDAIVDQLRACHTPAEILAFENWFNKTVQVGPLYSVICDLLRNRSISRGTASKWFETLLKNRDEKLKDL, encoded by the coding sequence ATGACTTCAACACAAAAACAAATTGAGGTTTTCAATAAAGATACCCATGATGCAATTGTTGATCAATTGAGGGCTTGTCATACACCTGCTGAAATTCTCGCATTTGAGAATTGGTTCAACAAAACTGTTCAGGTAGGGCCTCTTTATTCAGTGATATGCGACTTGCTTAGGAATAGATCTATTTCAAGAGGGACTGCTTCAAAATGGTTTGAAACCCTACTGAAAAATAGAGATGAAAAACTAAAGGATCTATAA
- the nrdJ gene encoding ribonucleoside-triphosphate reductase, adenosylcobalamin-dependent, whose translation MALAFLILTAIMILSLAASKQEIETKSSIDQENSQAFPSTAPAANPVFYRTYSRKTPSGRESWDQVSGRNLQGLFELGNLTKGEVALMAQMQAEKKALPSGRWLWIGGTEWINKEKNFSGAYNCTSTNLVDWEAFGLMMDLAMMGCGTGAIIEPHLINKLPVILNPIKINSVSQIGVTPAANRSDITTLNIKGNKALIKVGDSRRGWVDSYQTLLELSSDPNFNGSTVEVNIDLNDVRPAGESLKGFGGMANPVKLKDLYPRVAKILSQGLGRQLTSIECCLLIDEAAVTIVAGNIRRSAGMRQFSSDDSLASSAKENLWQQDSSGNWRIDPERDALRMANHTRVYHTRPTLKEINDAVLKQFHSGEGAIQFAPEAIARSNSDILTSKELREEFIEIYCDQGKEEAAKWLQKQYGPINSIELEHRLSRYGLNPCGEILGADFHCNLAEVHLNQISPSDKESQNKAFKAAGLSVACLLNHRFEVDRYRNSRDLDPIVGVSFTGLFDFFVHAFGTPWLKWWEAGRPESEEGKAFKSQEAEYLKGWKDIVNKTVWEYCDKHNLRRPNRCTTVQPAGTKSLLTGAAPGWHPPKAQRFIRRITFRKSDPVAMACMDYGYTIVPSQSDKDENGMLLDNPFDPRCTEWLVEIPTEVSWANVPGADEIEINNFSALAQFDFYMQVQSHYTEHNTSATIEFRKNEIVPLSEAIYKTIKENKGYISAALLARFDSNATFPRLPFEPIDQKTFEKLQSEVLERRVTSDFFEALSKYDQGELTEAGPAGCDSDKCLLPLAQPEN comes from the coding sequence ATGGCGTTAGCCTTCCTAATACTTACAGCAATAATGATTTTGTCACTAGCAGCTAGCAAACAAGAAATTGAGACTAAGTCTTCAATTGATCAAGAGAATTCGCAGGCCTTCCCTTCAACAGCCCCTGCTGCAAATCCCGTTTTTTATAGGACTTATAGCCGAAAGACACCTTCAGGGCGCGAAAGTTGGGATCAAGTAAGCGGGAGAAATCTACAAGGCCTTTTCGAGTTAGGGAACCTGACCAAAGGCGAAGTGGCCCTAATGGCTCAAATGCAAGCCGAAAAGAAAGCACTACCTTCAGGCCGTTGGCTATGGATAGGTGGAACAGAGTGGATAAATAAAGAAAAGAACTTCTCTGGTGCATATAATTGCACCTCAACAAATCTTGTTGATTGGGAAGCCTTTGGTCTAATGATGGACTTAGCAATGATGGGATGCGGAACAGGAGCAATTATCGAGCCTCATCTAATAAATAAGCTCCCAGTTATTCTTAATCCAATAAAAATAAATTCTGTATCTCAGATAGGAGTAACGCCAGCTGCCAACCGTAGCGATATAACAACCTTAAATATTAAAGGCAATAAAGCATTGATAAAGGTGGGAGATAGCCGCAGAGGCTGGGTAGATAGTTACCAAACTCTTCTTGAACTGAGTAGTGATCCTAATTTCAACGGAAGCACAGTCGAAGTCAATATTGATCTAAACGATGTAAGGCCAGCAGGTGAATCACTAAAAGGGTTTGGAGGAATGGCGAACCCAGTAAAACTAAAAGATTTGTACCCACGTGTAGCGAAGATTCTTTCGCAAGGGCTAGGGAGGCAACTTACTTCTATTGAATGCTGTCTACTTATAGATGAAGCTGCTGTAACTATCGTTGCTGGAAATATTCGTCGAAGCGCTGGAATGCGTCAATTCTCTTCAGATGATTCCCTTGCATCTTCTGCAAAAGAGAACTTATGGCAACAAGATTCAAGTGGAAATTGGCGAATTGACCCTGAGAGAGATGCACTTCGCATGGCTAACCATACGCGTGTCTATCACACTCGTCCAACACTAAAAGAAATAAACGATGCCGTACTAAAACAGTTCCATTCTGGAGAAGGAGCTATTCAATTTGCTCCAGAAGCTATAGCACGTTCGAATTCAGATATTCTTACATCTAAAGAACTTAGGGAAGAATTTATAGAAATCTACTGCGACCAAGGGAAAGAGGAAGCAGCCAAATGGCTTCAAAAGCAATATGGGCCGATAAATTCAATTGAGCTTGAGCATCGTCTAAGTAGATATGGCCTTAATCCATGTGGTGAGATTCTTGGAGCAGATTTTCATTGCAATCTCGCAGAGGTACATTTAAACCAAATAAGCCCTTCAGACAAAGAATCTCAAAACAAAGCTTTTAAAGCTGCAGGTCTATCAGTAGCCTGTCTCTTAAACCATCGTTTTGAAGTAGACCGTTATAGAAATAGTAGAGATTTAGATCCGATTGTAGGAGTTAGCTTCACAGGCTTATTCGACTTTTTTGTTCACGCTTTTGGCACACCATGGCTCAAATGGTGGGAAGCAGGTAGACCCGAATCTGAAGAAGGCAAGGCCTTCAAATCACAAGAAGCAGAGTACTTAAAAGGCTGGAAAGACATAGTAAACAAAACTGTTTGGGAATATTGCGATAAGCACAATCTTCGCAGGCCAAACAGATGCACTACTGTTCAACCTGCTGGAACTAAAAGCCTATTAACTGGGGCAGCCCCAGGATGGCATCCACCTAAAGCACAAAGATTTATCAGAAGAATAACCTTTAGAAAAAGTGATCCTGTAGCAATGGCCTGCATGGACTATGGCTACACGATTGTCCCCTCACAATCTGACAAGGACGAAAACGGCATGCTTCTTGACAACCCATTCGACCCAAGGTGCACTGAATGGCTAGTAGAAATACCTACAGAGGTAAGCTGGGCTAATGTTCCTGGAGCAGACGAGATTGAAATAAACAATTTTTCGGCCCTAGCTCAATTTGATTTCTATATGCAAGTTCAAAGTCATTACACTGAACACAACACATCAGCAACAATTGAATTTAGAAAAAATGAAATAGTTCCCTTGTCAGAAGCAATATATAAAACGATAAAGGAAAACAAAGGCTATATTTCAGCAGCCTTGCTTGCACGATTTGATTCAAATGCAACTTTCCCAAGATTGCCTTTTGAACCTATTGATCAAAAAACTTTTGAGAAACTTCAATCAGAAGTTCTAGAAAGGAGAGTAACTAGTGACTTTTTTGAAGCACTTAGTAAATATGATCAAGGCGAATTAACTGAAGCCGGACCTGCAGGGTGCGACTCTGATAAATGCTTGCTACCACTAGCTCAACCAGAAAACTGA
- a CDS encoding class I SAM-dependent methyltransferase, which translates to MKRIREPELMIDPDQAKAYAESDFSISDKMMVSTLVDFVKKSGGNINASSVILDLGCGPGNITERIASHWPNATVTGIDDSFEMLKVARKRKILDKKLSKLEGFSYIKTNISAIGRGASMFFESADLVVSNSLMHHIHDFSDFLRALKSVSKKGALHFHRDLRRPSTKQEALAIQKKYIPDASPLMMRDFMASLNAAYTAKEIKNKLEHSVFKNFEVLEIDDRYVDVFGIIPISC; encoded by the coding sequence ATGAAACGTATAAGAGAACCAGAGCTAATGATTGACCCTGATCAGGCAAAGGCTTACGCCGAATCAGACTTTTCAATTAGTGATAAAATGATGGTATCCACCCTAGTTGATTTTGTTAAAAAATCTGGGGGGAATATCAATGCATCTTCTGTGATACTTGATTTGGGGTGTGGACCTGGGAATATTACTGAGAGAATCGCTTCTCATTGGCCTAATGCAACGGTTACTGGAATTGATGATTCATTTGAGATGCTCAAAGTTGCTAGAAAAAGAAAAATCCTTGATAAAAAACTCTCTAAATTAGAAGGTTTTTCGTATATCAAAACTAATATTTCAGCAATAGGAAGAGGTGCCTCTATGTTTTTTGAAAGCGCTGACTTGGTTGTTAGCAATAGTTTGATGCATCACATTCATGACTTCAGTGATTTCCTTAGAGCGTTGAAAAGTGTTTCCAAAAAAGGAGCGTTACACTTTCATAGGGATTTGCGTAGACCTTCTACAAAACAAGAAGCTTTAGCTATTCAAAAGAAATATATCCCTGATGCATCTCCTCTAATGATGAGAGACTTCATGGCTTCTTTAAATGCTGCCTACACTGCCAAAGAAATAAAAAACAAATTAGAGCACTCTGTTTTTAAGAATTTTGAGGTGCTGGAAATAGATGATAGATATGTAGATGTTTTTGGTATTATTCCTATCTCATGCTAA
- a CDS encoding M16 family metallopeptidase, whose protein sequence is MQSLKIILSPCLSPGILSAKLWIREGSRADPDKKQGLHNLLGSLLIRGCGPYNNLEMADLVERSGASLVCETYEDGLMLSLKCTKQRSSDLLPLLSLMITQPLINDDQVKLERSLSIKAIKRQRENPFQIALKGWKRLAYHNHPYSKETLGIKEDLENISTNDVFNLSKKILYRQKALIISGSLPANINDYFKDLKKTCSNSKRNQEDPIYKGSINTRNKSNLISLTNQTTNQVVLLLGKVTTSHSNPDDLALRILNCHLGCGMSSVLFQRLREEKGLAYDVGIYQPVREFDAPFLIHASSTKEKAMETLINIKECWMNSQTKLISESELELAKAKFKGNIAHNSQTISQRAERKAHLIGLQINEDYDLQNLKRIEHIDNLEILRVAQLYLKDPILSLCGPIEVINKLSDYWTKDF, encoded by the coding sequence ATGCAATCATTAAAAATTATATTAAGCCCATGTTTATCTCCAGGAATATTATCTGCCAAACTTTGGATTAGAGAAGGTAGTAGAGCAGACCCGGATAAAAAGCAGGGCCTTCATAATCTTTTAGGTTCATTATTAATTAGAGGTTGTGGTCCATATAATAATCTCGAAATGGCAGATCTAGTAGAAAGGAGTGGTGCTTCCCTGGTATGTGAGACATATGAGGATGGTCTAATGCTTTCACTAAAGTGCACAAAGCAAAGAAGTAGTGATTTACTACCTCTTTTATCTTTAATGATTACGCAACCTCTTATAAATGATGATCAAGTAAAACTGGAGAGAAGTTTATCAATTAAAGCAATTAAAAGACAGCGCGAGAATCCTTTTCAAATAGCTTTAAAAGGCTGGAAAAGACTTGCCTATCATAACCATCCATATAGTAAAGAAACTCTTGGTATAAAAGAAGATCTTGAAAATATATCAACAAATGATGTTTTCAATCTATCGAAAAAGATTCTCTATAGGCAAAAAGCATTAATCATTTCAGGCTCATTACCTGCTAATATTAATGATTACTTCAAAGATCTTAAGAAAACTTGCTCAAATTCGAAAAGAAATCAGGAAGATCCTATTTATAAAGGCAGTATTAATACAAGAAATAAATCGAATTTAATCTCTTTAACTAATCAAACTACGAATCAAGTTGTATTACTTCTAGGGAAAGTTACAACATCACATTCCAATCCCGACGACTTAGCATTAAGAATACTTAATTGTCATTTGGGATGTGGCATGTCAAGTGTCCTATTTCAAAGGCTAAGAGAGGAGAAGGGTTTAGCTTATGATGTAGGTATTTATCAACCAGTAAGAGAGTTTGATGCACCTTTTTTAATTCATGCATCTTCAACGAAAGAGAAGGCAATGGAAACACTAATCAACATTAAAGAATGTTGGATGAATTCACAAACGAAATTAATATCAGAATCCGAACTGGAGTTAGCAAAAGCAAAATTTAAAGGGAATATTGCTCATAATTCACAAACAATTTCTCAAAGAGCTGAAAGGAAAGCTCATCTAATTGGCTTGCAAATTAATGAGGATTATGATTTACAGAATCTAAAAAGGATCGAACATATCGACAACTTAGAGATTCTTCGGGTTGCACAATTATATTTAAAGGATCCCATTCTTAGCTTATGTGGTCCAATTGAAGTTATTAATAAACTTTCTGATTACTGGACTAAGGACTTCTAA
- a CDS encoding M16 family metallopeptidase, which yields MEKSIQAPKSLHFQLPNKTNCVVANVPNAPLTCLDIWCKGGSAFEKEGEEGLAHFLEHMIFKGSSKLKEGEFDKKIESLGGSSNAATGLDDVHYYALIPPKHLFTAIDLLSNLVLTPLLNEKSYSLERNVVLEEIAQYKDQPEEQVFQALLENCFLNHPYGRSILGFEESLLSRTPEDMRLFHSRQYQPENMSIGIAGYIPKNIQEYLNENLLAKRTSNFCNNKSIKEQSSQLTFSSGRKEIEFPRLESARIMMAWSLPPAKDQSSLIGADIAASLLSEGRNSRLVKHLKEDLRIVESIDIDITSLELSGILILEAYCLEKDLERVEIEIRQVLKSCLTVPPTKKEMERAKELVRSSFCFGLELPSNIASISASQALWERQQPLLQPLKYLDTWKEVNIKKEIFAHIQPENSFTLIAKPSRSIN from the coding sequence CTGGAAAAATCCATCCAAGCTCCAAAATCTCTCCATTTTCAGCTCCCAAACAAAACCAACTGTGTAGTTGCCAATGTTCCCAATGCACCACTGACATGTCTAGATATCTGGTGCAAAGGAGGAAGTGCTTTTGAGAAAGAAGGCGAAGAAGGCCTAGCTCATTTCCTAGAACATATGATCTTTAAAGGAAGCAGTAAGTTAAAAGAGGGAGAATTTGACAAGAAGATAGAGTCCTTAGGCGGTAGTAGCAATGCTGCCACAGGGCTAGATGACGTTCATTACTATGCCCTAATTCCTCCAAAGCATTTATTTACTGCAATCGACCTTTTATCGAACCTTGTATTAACACCTTTATTAAATGAGAAGTCATATTCTTTAGAAAGAAATGTTGTCTTAGAAGAAATTGCACAATATAAAGACCAACCTGAGGAACAGGTCTTTCAAGCCCTTCTTGAAAATTGCTTCCTCAATCATCCTTATGGAAGATCTATTTTAGGGTTTGAAGAATCACTACTTTCCAGAACACCTGAGGATATGAGGTTATTTCATTCCAGACAATATCAACCAGAAAATATGTCGATAGGGATAGCTGGCTATATTCCAAAAAATATTCAAGAGTACCTAAATGAAAATCTTTTAGCAAAAAGAACTTCTAATTTTTGTAATAACAAATCTATTAAAGAACAATCAAGCCAACTTACTTTTTCTTCAGGAAGAAAAGAAATAGAGTTTCCAAGACTAGAATCTGCTCGAATAATGATGGCATGGAGTCTACCTCCTGCTAAAGACCAGTCATCTCTTATCGGGGCTGATATAGCCGCATCATTACTGTCTGAAGGTCGAAATAGTCGTCTAGTAAAGCATTTAAAAGAAGACTTACGAATTGTCGAGTCAATAGATATAGATATAACATCCTTGGAATTAAGTGGAATATTGATTTTAGAGGCATATTGCTTGGAGAAAGATTTGGAAAGAGTAGAAATAGAAATCAGACAAGTATTAAAAAGTTGCCTCACAGTTCCCCCAACAAAGAAAGAAATGGAACGTGCCAAAGAATTAGTTAGAAGCAGTTTTTGTTTTGGTTTAGAGTTGCCTTCAAATATCGCTTCAATTTCTGCTTCACAAGCCCTTTGGGAACGTCAGCAACCTCTATTACAACCTTTAAAATATTTAGATACCTGGAAAGAAGTTAATATCAAAAAAGAAATATTTGCTCATATCCAACCAGAGAATAGTTTCACATTAATTGCAAAGCCTTCAAGGAGTATTAATTAA
- a CDS encoding phycocyanobilin:ferredoxin oxidoreductase, translating into MTNVAPLELEPDLKNIYGKSEGDDLFIVNELNQARGFRKLHLETAKLGSSLEVLHAVFFPDPLFDLPIFGVDLVAVPGIISAAIVDLSPVSKSLPSAIDYDLSKLKFPSFKIVRELPEWGDIFSPYVQFVSPMNSNENKSFLNLVDSYLNILICYSASIDPQLHDDPRVSDRYNRQKYYCLQQKRNDKTRNVLAKTFGMPWANQYIDKVLFDLPSKSEL; encoded by the coding sequence CTGACAAATGTTGCGCCATTAGAGCTTGAGCCTGATTTGAAAAATATTTATGGAAAATCAGAAGGGGATGATTTATTCATTGTCAATGAACTTAATCAAGCAAGAGGGTTTAGAAAGCTTCATTTGGAAACAGCTAAGCTTGGTTCATCTTTAGAAGTCTTGCATGCAGTGTTTTTCCCAGACCCGCTTTTTGATTTGCCAATATTTGGAGTAGATCTTGTTGCTGTCCCAGGCATAATCTCTGCTGCAATAGTTGACTTATCACCTGTTAGCAAATCACTCCCTAGTGCTATTGATTATGACTTGTCAAAATTAAAATTCCCTTCTTTTAAGATAGTTAGAGAATTACCGGAATGGGGAGATATCTTTTCCCCATATGTTCAATTTGTTAGCCCAATGAATTCAAACGAAAATAAGTCTTTTTTGAATTTGGTAGATTCTTATTTAAATATTCTTATTTGTTATTCTGCTTCGATTGATCCTCAGCTCCATGATGATCCACGAGTTAGTGATAGATATAATAGACAAAAATATTATTGCCTTCAGCAAAAACGTAATGACAAGACACGTAACGTCTTGGCTAAAACTTTCGGAATGCCCTGGGCTAATCAATATATTGATAAGGTCCTTTTTGATTTACCAAGTAAATCGGAATTATAA
- a CDS encoding efflux RND transporter periplasmic adaptor subunit gives MFARISPIEQEKDSSPLVVRPIEAVAALGQLSPSGEVRLLAAPITGFGGTPRISKLFITEGDSVKKGDVLAIFDNKPKILADLDISNARLNIINNKIISQKREISRYKESVLQGGSPKVILDERNDDLLELIGNKKEVLAEIKALEIDLYDSELKSPIDGMILKVNSREGERPDSDGVLEVGSSQLMEALIEVYESDINRVTIGQAVTLTSENGGFNGTLRGQVREISPQVRQRRVLATDPTGDADARIVEVRVSLEPSSALRVERFSGMKVIARFVPL, from the coding sequence ATTTTTGCAAGAATATCACCAATAGAACAAGAGAAGGATTCTTCACCTCTTGTTGTTAGACCCATTGAAGCTGTTGCAGCTTTAGGGCAATTATCTCCTTCAGGAGAAGTTAGATTATTAGCAGCACCAATAACAGGCTTTGGTGGCACCCCTAGGATTTCTAAATTATTTATAACTGAAGGTGATTCCGTTAAGAAGGGTGATGTTCTTGCAATATTTGATAATAAACCTAAAATCCTTGCTGACTTAGATATTAGTAATGCACGTTTAAATATTATTAATAATAAGATAATATCTCAAAAAAGAGAGATTAGTAGATATAAAGAATCGGTTCTTCAAGGTGGATCTCCAAAAGTTATTTTGGATGAGAGAAATGATGATTTATTGGAGTTAATTGGAAACAAAAAAGAGGTGCTGGCCGAAATCAAAGCTCTTGAAATTGATCTTTATGATAGTGAGCTGAAAAGTCCAATTGACGGGATGATCTTAAAAGTTAATTCCCGAGAAGGAGAAAGACCTGATTCAGATGGTGTACTTGAAGTTGGATCCAGCCAATTAATGGAAGCACTTATAGAAGTTTATGAATCAGATATAAACAGAGTAACCATTGGTCAGGCTGTAACTTTGACCAGTGAAAATGGGGGTTTTAATGGAACTCTTAGAGGTCAGGTTAGAGAAATAAGTCCTCAAGTCAGACAGAGAAGAGTATTGGCAACTGACCCTACGGGAGATGCTGACGCAAGAATAGTTGAGGTTCGTGTGTCACTTGAACCCTCTTCAGCATTAAGAGTAGAACGCTTTTCAGGAATGAAAGTAATAGCTCGATTTGTACCATTATGA
- the devC gene encoding ABC transporter permease DevC: MKLDFWKRRGIPLAWLLLTRQPLRLLVAIAGICFAGILMFMQLGFRDGLFDASVTVHKLFDADLVLISPRSMSSISMSGFPRRRLVQTMAHKDVVGTTPVNWNFLLWRNPKTLSTRAILALGFEPGNALLVDNDFPRKAQKLKNSGRVLFDELSREEFGPISQWLSEGKIVETEVAGKRVRVADLVSLGPSFGADGNLITSRETFLKLMPSTPPGSIEIGLVRLRKDADHQRVLRSLNSSLPNDVKVLTRKDFIDFEKNYWRNSTSIGFIFTLGAGMGFVVGCVIVYQILYSDVSDHLAEYATLMAMGYRLKTLLGVVAREGLFLAVMGYLPAYISGEALYALVRTSTKLPVAMDPYRALLVFFLILFMCMVSASAAMRRLVDADPADIF; the protein is encoded by the coding sequence ATGAAACTTGATTTTTGGAAACGTAGAGGGATTCCTTTGGCTTGGCTTTTGCTAACAAGGCAACCTCTTCGTTTACTGGTTGCAATAGCGGGGATCTGTTTTGCTGGGATACTTATGTTTATGCAATTAGGTTTTCGGGATGGCTTGTTTGATGCAAGTGTCACTGTTCACAAATTATTTGATGCCGATTTGGTTTTAATCAGTCCTCGTTCCATGAGTTCAATCAGCATGAGTGGTTTCCCTCGAAGAAGACTTGTTCAGACAATGGCTCATAAAGATGTTGTAGGTACAACCCCTGTGAATTGGAATTTCTTGCTTTGGCGTAATCCAAAAACTCTTTCAACAAGAGCAATTCTTGCTTTGGGATTTGAACCAGGAAATGCTCTTTTGGTTGATAATGACTTTCCTCGCAAAGCGCAAAAATTAAAAAATTCTGGCCGTGTTTTATTTGATGAGCTTTCCAGAGAAGAATTTGGACCTATATCTCAATGGCTTTCTGAAGGTAAAATTGTAGAAACTGAAGTGGCTGGGAAAAGAGTTCGAGTTGCAGACTTGGTAAGCCTTGGGCCTTCTTTCGGAGCAGATGGGAATTTAATTACTAGTCGAGAAACTTTTCTTAAATTAATGCCGAGTACGCCTCCTGGGAGTATTGAAATAGGTTTGGTTCGCTTGAGAAAAGATGCAGATCACCAAAGGGTTCTTCGCTCATTGAATTCAAGCTTGCCAAACGATGTCAAAGTCCTCACCAGGAAAGATTTCATTGATTTTGAGAAGAATTATTGGAGAAACAGCACTTCTATAGGTTTTATATTTACTTTAGGTGCTGGAATGGGGTTCGTTGTGGGCTGTGTAATTGTTTATCAGATTCTCTATAGCGATGTAAGTGACCATTTGGCTGAATATGCAACATTAATGGCAATGGGATATCGGTTGAAAACCTTGTTAGGAGTAGTTGCGAGAGAAGGGTTGTTTTTAGCAGTTATGGGTTATCTGCCTGCATATATTTCAGGGGAGGCTTTATATGCGCTTGTCAGAACATCTACAAAACTTCCAGTAGCTATGGATCCTTATAGAGCTTTACTTGTATTCTTTTTGATCCTTTTTATGTGTATGGTGTCAGCTTCTGCTGCAATGCGAAGGTTGGTGGATGCAGATCCTGCTGATATTTTTTAG
- a CDS encoding DevA family ABC transporter ATP-binding protein, whose product MTNNFPTVEIEELSHWYGRGLTRKQVLYSISMKINPGEVVLLTGPSGCGKTTLLTLIGALRKVEKGKLSVLGYQLRNSKRKTRQVLRKNIGMIFQGHNLLRCLTAEQNVQMGTDLLKGLSYRARRECARKWLTAVGLEYEMNKLPHDLSGGQKQRVAIARALSAQPKLLLADEPTSSLDSVTGREIVSLLKRLAVEQNCSVLMVTHDPRILDVADRLLKMEDGRILPIIQ is encoded by the coding sequence TTGACAAATAATTTCCCAACTGTTGAGATTGAAGAACTAAGTCATTGGTATGGGAGGGGTTTAACAAGAAAGCAAGTGCTTTATTCTATTTCGATGAAAATTAATCCAGGAGAAGTTGTTCTTTTAACTGGTCCTTCAGGGTGCGGAAAAACTACGTTGCTTACTCTGATAGGCGCATTAAGAAAAGTTGAAAAAGGTAAATTATCTGTTCTTGGTTATCAGCTTAGAAATTCAAAAAGAAAAACCAGGCAAGTTCTTAGAAAGAATATCGGCATGATTTTTCAAGGTCATAATCTTTTAAGGTGTCTTACCGCTGAGCAGAACGTACAGATGGGGACGGATTTATTGAAAGGACTGTCTTATAGGGCCAGAAGAGAATGTGCTAGAAAATGGTTGACAGCAGTTGGGCTTGAGTATGAAATGAATAAACTCCCTCATGATCTATCTGGAGGACAGAAACAAAGAGTTGCTATTGCTAGAGCCCTTTCTGCACAACCAAAATTACTACTTGCAGATGAACCAACTTCCTCACTTGATAGTGTTACAGGAAGAGAAATCGTTTCTTTACTTAAGCGTTTAGCAGTAGAACAGAATTGTTCAGTCCTAATGGTTACTCATGATCCAAGAATTCTTGATGTGGCAGATCGTCTATTAAAAATGGAAGATGGACGGATCCTACCGATTATTCAGTAG